A portion of the Natronococcus sp. AD-5 genome contains these proteins:
- a CDS encoding CDP-2,3-bis-(O-geranylgeranyl)-sn-glycerol synthase, whose amino-acid sequence MAVLETIVVAFWAMLPAYVPNNAAVLAGGGRPIDAGRTWGTKRVLGDGKTWRGTAAGILAGMGLAGVLNVLADDVSAALGFDVPTFVLPAAIGLAAGAMLGDILASFLKRRSGRQRGAMFPGLDQLDFVVVSLPLTALLATEWFVEVFTWGVIAVVVVLTPILHVTTNVIAYQLGLKNEPW is encoded by the coding sequence ATGGCAGTACTCGAGACGATCGTCGTCGCCTTCTGGGCGATGTTGCCCGCCTACGTCCCCAATAACGCCGCGGTCCTGGCCGGCGGCGGCCGACCGATCGACGCCGGCCGGACGTGGGGAACGAAGCGAGTACTCGGCGACGGAAAGACCTGGCGCGGGACGGCCGCGGGGATCCTCGCGGGGATGGGCCTCGCCGGCGTCCTCAACGTCCTCGCGGACGACGTAAGCGCAGCGCTCGGATTCGACGTGCCGACGTTCGTGCTGCCGGCGGCGATCGGACTCGCGGCCGGGGCGATGCTCGGCGACATCCTGGCCTCGTTCCTCAAACGTCGGAGCGGCCGCCAGCGCGGCGCGATGTTCCCCGGTCTCGACCAGCTCGACTTCGTCGTCGTCTCGCTCCCGCTGACGGCGCTGCTCGCGACCGAGTGGTTCGTCGAGGTCTTCACGTGGGGCGTCATCGCAGTCGTCGTCGTCCTCACGCCGATCCTCCACGTGACGACCAACGTGATCGCCTACCAGCTGGGACTGAAAAACGAGCCCTGGTAA
- a CDS encoding DUF502 domain-containing protein yields MASWKRDFASGLIVLGPILVTLYVIYWLYGLIAGITPGLILDEAALRPLIPGDGAQAQQSREQIAQFLRVVVALTVFVILTFSVGYLMRTTVGGLVERLVDNVANRVPVIRVVYNASKMAAETAFGEQDSLQTPVKIETWDGLRMTAFKTGKTTEDGREVLFLPTSPNITTGFVVEVESDRITELDEDVEDALTRVLSAGFGDSSRSRGMDAGVSIDVVDEATTDGGKQDAGRGKADADDD; encoded by the coding sequence ATGGCTTCGTGGAAGCGGGATTTCGCGAGCGGGCTGATCGTCCTCGGGCCCATCCTCGTGACGCTTTACGTCATCTACTGGCTCTATGGACTCATCGCCGGGATCACGCCCGGTCTCATTCTCGACGAGGCGGCCCTCCGGCCGCTCATCCCGGGTGACGGCGCGCAGGCCCAGCAGAGCCGCGAACAGATCGCGCAGTTCCTCCGGGTCGTCGTCGCGCTGACCGTGTTCGTCATCCTCACGTTCTCGGTGGGCTATCTCATGCGAACGACCGTCGGCGGCCTGGTCGAACGGCTCGTCGACAACGTCGCCAACCGCGTTCCGGTGATTCGAGTCGTCTACAACGCCTCGAAGATGGCCGCCGAAACCGCGTTCGGCGAACAGGACTCCCTCCAGACGCCGGTCAAAATCGAGACCTGGGACGGGCTCCGGATGACCGCGTTCAAAACGGGCAAAACGACCGAGGACGGCCGCGAGGTGCTCTTTCTGCCGACCTCGCCGAACATCACGACGGGGTTCGTCGTCGAGGTCGAGTCCGACCGGATCACCGAACTCGACGAAGACGTCGAAGACGCCCTCACGCGCGTGTTGAGCGCGGGATTCGGCGACTCGAGCCGCAGCCGCGGCATGGACGCGGGCGTCTCCATCGACGTCGTCGACGAGGCGACGACCGACGGCGGCAAGCAAGACGCGGGCAGAGGAAAGGCGGACGCGGACGACGACTAA
- a CDS encoding proline dehydrogenase family protein, with protein MIPPIASRFVAGEKPAEALEHVRQLNDRDVNAIVNLLGEHYDDREPVRADAAEYRDLVEAIARSDLEACISVKPSQIGLDLGKDVFREELSEIVDAAADRGVFVWIDMEDHTTTDATLDAFEDLSREHDGGVGVCVQANLKRTREDVKRLADVPGKVRFVKGAYDEPSDIAYKEKETVNKEYEALLEFAFEHFEDGIAVGSHDPAMIDRAISLHEEHGTDFEIQMLMGVRDDAQYELAEEYEVWQYVPYGGRWKSYFYRRAMERKENLWFAVRAIIGR; from the coding sequence ATGATTCCGCCAATCGCGAGCCGGTTCGTCGCGGGGGAGAAACCGGCGGAAGCGCTCGAGCACGTTCGACAGCTGAACGATCGCGACGTCAATGCGATCGTGAACCTGCTCGGCGAGCACTACGACGACCGCGAGCCCGTCCGCGCCGACGCCGCGGAGTACCGGGACCTCGTCGAAGCCATCGCGCGATCGGATCTCGAGGCCTGTATCTCCGTCAAACCCTCCCAGATCGGTCTCGACCTGGGCAAGGACGTCTTCCGGGAGGAACTCTCCGAGATCGTCGACGCGGCCGCCGACCGCGGCGTCTTCGTCTGGATCGACATGGAAGACCACACGACGACGGACGCGACCCTCGACGCCTTCGAGGATCTGTCGCGGGAGCACGACGGTGGGGTCGGGGTCTGCGTCCAGGCGAACCTCAAACGCACCCGCGAGGACGTCAAACGGCTCGCCGACGTGCCCGGAAAGGTCCGATTCGTCAAGGGCGCGTACGACGAACCGTCCGATATCGCCTACAAAGAGAAAGAGACCGTCAACAAGGAGTACGAGGCGCTGCTCGAGTTCGCCTTCGAGCACTTCGAGGACGGGATCGCGGTCGGCAGCCACGATCCGGCGATGATCGATCGCGCGATTTCCCTCCACGAGGAGCACGGCACCGACTTCGAGATTCAGATGCTCATGGGCGTGCGCGACGACGCGCAGTACGAACTCGCCGAGGAGTACGAGGTCTGGCAGTACGTCCCCTACGGCGGTCGCTGGAAGTCGTACTTCTACCGGCGTGCGATGGAACGCAAGGAGAACCTCTGGTTCGCGGTTCGGGCGATTATCGGCCGCTAA
- a CDS encoding aldehyde ferredoxin oxidoreductase C-terminal domain-containing protein, whose product MEVEQIDETNLEVGDRIVTLERGFNGRRGFDRSVDPLPFELDGLEDSRTRSTSATNAAGPTT is encoded by the coding sequence GAGGTAGAACAGATCGACGAGACGAACCTCGAGGTCGGCGATCGGATCGTCACGCTCGAGCGCGGCTTCAACGGTCGGCGCGGGTTCGATCGGAGCGTCGACCCGCTTCCGTTCGAACTCGACGGACTCGAAGACTCGAGGACGCGCTCGACGAGTGCAACGAACGCCGCTGGACCGACGACGTGA